The Coleofasciculus chthonoplastes PCC 7420 region TCACTCGCCTCTGCTGGAAAATTGTCTAATAATAAACATAAGGGTAACCTTTAATATTGGGCTTTGATTCAATCTGAAACGTTAGAACTACTCGAATGGCAACGCCTGTGCCAACACCTGGCAACCTTCGCCGCCACCAAACTAGGCGCGATCGCGTCTCGCCATCTCCATCCTCCCGCTACTTTGGCGGAAAGTCTGCATCTATTGGCGCAGACAAAAGAAGTCTATCAACTTGAATGCCAGTTAACCAGTGGCTGGACGTTTGAGGGGATTCAGGATATTGGTGATGCGCTAGAACGCGCTGAACGACAAGGGATATTATCCGGGGAAGACTTACTCGCGATCGCAACCACTCTAGCAGGAGTCCGGCGTTTACGACGTCTCATCGACGATCAAGAGGATATCCCGGTTCTCAACCAACTCGTGGCTGATATCCGTACCTATCCGGAATTAGAACAAGAAATTCACCGTTGTATCGACGAACGCGGCGATGTCACCGATCGCGCGAGTCCGAAACTGGCAGAAATTCGACAGCACAGTAAATCCCTACGCGATCGCATTTATCAAACGCTCCAAAACATTGTACAGCGTCAAGGCGGCGCACTCCAGCAACCCTTAATCACCCAACGGGGCGATCGCTTTGTTCTCCCGGTGAAAGCCCCCCAGAAAGACTCGGTTTCGGGTATCGTTCATGACGCTTCCAGTACGGGTGCTACGCTGTACATCGAACCTCATGCGATCGTTGGGTTGGGGAATCAACTCAAAACCTATCAACGGCGGGAACAAGCCGAAGCCGAAGCCGTGCGCCGGGTGTTAACCGAACAAGTCGCCGCCGTTAAGCCGGATCTAGAACAGGTATTAGCCGTCGCCACTCGGTTAGATTTAGCCACAGCCAAAGCCCGATATAGCCTCTGGTTACAGGCAAATCCGCCGCGCTTCATTGATCCGAATCAACGAGAATCGATTACCCTACGCCAATTGCGACATCCTCTGTTAGTCTGGCAGTATCAGCATGAAGAAGATGCGCCAGTTGTACCGATTACTATCCAGATTCAGCCCCAAATAAAAGTTGTGGCGATTACGGGTCCGAATACAGGGGGTAAAACCGTTACCTTAAAAACATTGGGGTTAGCCGCACTCATGGCAAAGGTGGGCTTATTTGTCCCTGCCAAAGAACCCGTAGAACTGCCGTGGTTTGAGCAAATTCTGGCAGATATTGGCGATGAACAGTCTTTAGAACAGAGTTTATCTACCTTTTCCGGTCATATTCGCCGAATTAGTCGGATTTTAGAGGAATTAGAAAATTGTAGAGCGCCATGGCGCGTCTCTACAGATGGGGGAGAAGATGATTTAGCCCAAAGGGAACCAGACACCCCACATCCCACATCCGCCCTAGTCTTACTGGATGAAATTGGTGCGGGAACTGATCCAGCCGAAGGAAGTGCCTTAGCGATCGCACTCCTGAACTATCTGGCGGATCATGCTCAGCTTACTGTAGCCACGACGCACTATGGTGAACTTAAGGCACTCAAATATCAAGATGAACGATTTGAAAACGCCTCGGTTGAGTTTAATGATGTCACCCTTTCCCCCACCTATCGCCTCCTCTGGGGAATTCCGGGTCGATCCAATGCGTTAACGATTGCCGAACGGTTAGGATTAAAATCAGATGTGGTATCCCTTGCCCAAACCTTAGTGGGGGGTAGTTCGGAAGACGTAAACCAGGTGATTTCTGGACTCGAAGCCCAACGACGGGATCAGGAAACCAAAGCCCAAGAAGCCAACCAACTCCTCCAGCAAACCGAACGTTTGCATCAAGAAGTCTCCAGTAAAGCTAAACTCTTGCAGGAGAGAGAACGGGAATTGAAACTCTCTCAAGAACAAGCCGTACAAGACGCGATCGCGCAAGCCAAAGCAGAAATTGCCCAGGTGATTCGCAAATTGCAGCAGGGACCCCAAATCGCTCAAAACGCGAAGAAAGCCACCGATGCGCTCAAAGAAATTGAGCAGCGCCATATCCCCAAACCCCCGGCTAAAGCCAAACCCGCCTTTCAACCCAAAGTGGGCGATCGCATTCGCATTCCTCGCCTAAATCAAACGGCGGAAGTCTTGACCCCTGCGGATGAAGATGGGGAACTCACCGTGCGTTTTGGCTTAATGAAGATGACGGTATCTTTAGCGGATATAGAATCCCTAGAGGGTCAAAAGGCGCATATCCCCGTCAAATCTAAACCCGCATCCACCCCAGCACCCGCCGCCGCATCGCCACCGACTCCCCCGATTCGCACCGAGAAAAATACAATTGATTTACGCGGATCGCGTGTTGCCGATGCTGAAGTCGAGTTAGAACAAGCCATTTCCAAAGCGATCGCCTCTGGGGTATTGTGGATTATTCATGGTAAAGGAACTGGAAAATTAAGGGCTGGAGTCCATGAATTCTTAGAACGCCATCCCCTGGTTGATCGGTTTGAATTAGCCAAG contains the following coding sequences:
- a CDS encoding endonuclease MutS2, whose protein sequence is MIQSETLELLEWQRLCQHLATFAATKLGAIASRHLHPPATLAESLHLLAQTKEVYQLECQLTSGWTFEGIQDIGDALERAERQGILSGEDLLAIATTLAGVRRLRRLIDDQEDIPVLNQLVADIRTYPELEQEIHRCIDERGDVTDRASPKLAEIRQHSKSLRDRIYQTLQNIVQRQGGALQQPLITQRGDRFVLPVKAPQKDSVSGIVHDASSTGATLYIEPHAIVGLGNQLKTYQRREQAEAEAVRRVLTEQVAAVKPDLEQVLAVATRLDLATAKARYSLWLQANPPRFIDPNQRESITLRQLRHPLLVWQYQHEEDAPVVPITIQIQPQIKVVAITGPNTGGKTVTLKTLGLAALMAKVGLFVPAKEPVELPWFEQILADIGDEQSLEQSLSTFSGHIRRISRILEELENCRAPWRVSTDGGEDDLAQREPDTPHPTSALVLLDEIGAGTDPAEGSALAIALLNYLADHAQLTVATTHYGELKALKYQDERFENASVEFNDVTLSPTYRLLWGIPGRSNALTIAERLGLKSDVVSLAQTLVGGSSEDVNQVISGLEAQRRDQETKAQEANQLLQQTERLHQEVSSKAKLLQERERELKLSQEQAVQDAIAQAKAEIAQVIRKLQQGPQIAQNAKKATDALKEIEQRHIPKPPAKAKPAFQPKVGDRIRIPRLNQTAEVLTPADEDGELTVRFGLMKMTVSLADIESLEGQKAHIPVKSKPASTPAPAAASPPTPPIRTEKNTIDLRGSRVADAEVELEQAISKAIASGVLWIIHGKGTGKLRAGVHEFLERHPLVDRFELAKQAEGGSGVTVAYLK